A window of the Candidatus Paraluminiphilus aquimaris genome harbors these coding sequences:
- a CDS encoding glutaredoxin family protein, with translation MSLTLYTSPGCHLCEQAEEMLDYLGLAFNAVDISRDVDLIRIYGVRIPVLQRSDKAELGWPFDTLDIERFYA, from the coding sequence ATGAGTCTGACACTATATACGAGTCCGGGTTGTCATCTGTGTGAGCAGGCCGAGGAGATGCTTGATTACTTAGGTTTGGCATTTAATGCGGTCGATATTAGCCGAGATGTGGATCTTATAAGAATTTACGGTGTTCGTATTCCCGTCTTGCAGCGTAGCGATAAAGCTGAGCTCGGGTGGCCGTTCGACACGCTTGATATAGAGCGGTTTTACGCTTAA
- a CDS encoding mechanosensitive ion channel family protein translates to MESILSFVLPLSDYLGTPAVPTALVSLLLLGAVAHVLIRKLVQKLGSFADTTAARWDDVVYYAISPPAEWAMWICVLYLSLGLFEQAQSLRMGLLHLADTGAILLIGWLLHRVSAGIEAELLADHRGPKGSDDRASINAVARLARITIWVLVVLMVMQSLGVSVSGLLAFGGVGGIAVGFAAKDLLANFLGGVSIYLDRPFAVGDWIRSPDRNIEGTVEEIGLRMTRIRTFDQRPLYVPNSTFSSVSLENPSRMTNRRIYETVGVRYEDAAKVADIVKAVHTMLLEHPDIAQDRTLIVNFNHMGPSSLDFFFYTFTKTTNWVEYHSIKENVLLKVLEIVAAHGAEVAFPTQTIHHTPIEPSE, encoded by the coding sequence ATGGAATCCATTCTCAGTTTTGTTTTGCCCTTGAGTGATTATTTGGGGACTCCCGCGGTCCCAACTGCACTGGTGTCGCTATTGTTACTTGGTGCTGTGGCTCATGTGCTTATTCGAAAGCTTGTCCAAAAGCTGGGTTCATTTGCCGATACGACGGCCGCTCGATGGGATGATGTCGTTTATTACGCGATTTCGCCGCCAGCCGAATGGGCGATGTGGATTTGTGTCCTCTACCTTTCGTTGGGGTTATTTGAACAGGCTCAGAGTCTGCGGATGGGGCTGTTGCACCTCGCCGATACGGGCGCCATATTGCTCATTGGTTGGTTGTTGCACCGGGTATCAGCGGGAATTGAGGCGGAGTTATTAGCGGATCATCGAGGCCCAAAGGGATCCGATGATCGTGCGTCCATTAACGCCGTTGCACGCTTGGCTCGCATTACTATTTGGGTGCTGGTTGTACTGATGGTAATGCAATCTCTGGGTGTGTCAGTGTCTGGCTTGTTGGCCTTCGGCGGCGTTGGCGGCATCGCGGTTGGTTTCGCAGCGAAAGACCTTCTGGCAAACTTTCTTGGGGGTGTCAGTATCTATCTGGATCGTCCCTTTGCCGTTGGTGACTGGATACGGTCTCCTGACCGGAATATCGAGGGAACTGTCGAGGAGATTGGTCTAAGAATGACGAGAATCCGGACTTTCGACCAGCGACCGTTGTATGTTCCAAACTCGACGTTTTCAAGTGTTTCCCTCGAAAACCCTTCAAGAATGACGAATCGACGCATATACGAAACGGTAGGGGTGCGATACGAGGATGCCGCAAAGGTGGCGGACATTGTAAAGGCTGTGCATACCATGTTGCTCGAGCACCCTGACATCGCTCAGGATAGAACGCTCATCGTGAACTTTAACCACATGGGGCCGTCGTCACTCGACTTCTTTTTCTACACGTTCACTAAAACAACCAATTGGGTGGAGTACCACAGCATTAAGGAAAATGTGTTGCTCAAAGTCCTCGAAATTGTCGCAGCACACGGTGCAGAGGTCGCGTTCCCGACCCAAACAATACATCACACACCGATTGAACCTAGCGAGTGA
- a CDS encoding PQQ-dependent dehydrogenase, methanol/ethanol family, producing MSTKNVFASLVTIAMLSACGGSDAPADIASEAGVAPENGAAAVDMARLMNAAEEPEMWLSYGGSYDETRHSSLASVNGDTIQELGVGWVYTMDKPRGAEATPIVVDGVMYVSGSWSVVYAIDAKTGEELWTYDPQVSGEDAAKGCCDVVNRGVAVHNGKVFVGVFDGRLEALDAETGAVLWSNVTVDQSKPYTITGAPRVFKDKVIIGNSGAELGVRGYVTAYNVETGEEAWRFYTVPNPNKEPDGAASDAIFAKLANDSWGDTGAWTTDGGGGTVWDSIVYDTVNDQVLIGVGNGSPWNASVRDPEGDFSGAYDNLFLSSILAVDADTGAYRWHYQTTPRDQWDYTATQQMILAELPMGVDGAMRRVVMQAPKNGFFYVLDAADGELLSAIPFAEQNWTTGEVDENGRPVIVQEAIDLDNFAVYPGPTGGHNWHPMSFNPDTGLVYIPTNVQLPMVYARTEQGENANSLWNIGYDYAAGWAFEFPEGTLEFTKTLDGGTLVAWDPVKGAPAWMVPFPQAFNGGTLSTDGGLVFQGNKAGEFVAYDATTGSRVWSSKLSGDASAAPMTYEIDGEQYVSVLSGWGSTSNLIYGIALDKPVSAEPGRVITFKLGGTAEMPNPLDYNVVETPKAALAGDAGSWQLGMQRFAENCMFCHGAYAIGSGVLPDLRWSAMAASEQSWQAIVRDGALTDTGMIAFGDRLDDNEIEAIRTYVLRQAWLAVENGNAEAPDLAVAGDQ from the coding sequence ATGTCTACAAAAAACGTTTTTGCAAGTCTGGTTACCATTGCCATGCTCTCTGCGTGTGGTGGCTCTGACGCGCCTGCTGATATTGCCTCCGAGGCGGGTGTGGCTCCAGAGAATGGCGCCGCTGCGGTTGATATGGCACGACTTATGAATGCAGCCGAAGAGCCTGAGATGTGGCTGAGCTACGGCGGTTCCTACGATGAGACACGCCACTCTTCTTTGGCCTCGGTCAACGGAGACACCATTCAAGAGTTGGGCGTTGGTTGGGTTTACACGATGGATAAACCACGTGGCGCTGAAGCCACTCCGATTGTGGTTGACGGGGTGATGTATGTGTCAGGCTCTTGGTCTGTCGTCTATGCAATCGACGCGAAGACGGGTGAGGAATTGTGGACCTATGATCCTCAGGTTTCGGGTGAAGACGCGGCTAAGGGCTGTTGTGACGTTGTGAACCGAGGAGTTGCCGTGCACAACGGCAAAGTATTCGTTGGCGTATTTGACGGGCGCTTGGAAGCGCTTGATGCAGAAACGGGCGCGGTCTTGTGGAGTAATGTCACGGTAGATCAATCCAAGCCCTATACCATCACAGGTGCTCCCAGGGTCTTCAAAGACAAGGTCATCATTGGGAACTCAGGTGCTGAGCTGGGCGTGAGAGGTTACGTGACGGCTTATAATGTCGAAACGGGTGAGGAGGCTTGGCGCTTCTACACCGTACCGAACCCCAACAAAGAGCCGGACGGCGCAGCTTCAGATGCGATCTTCGCTAAGCTAGCAAACGACAGCTGGGGGGATACCGGTGCGTGGACCACAGACGGTGGGGGCGGCACGGTTTGGGACTCGATTGTGTATGACACGGTGAATGATCAGGTGCTGATAGGCGTCGGTAATGGCTCACCCTGGAACGCGTCGGTGCGCGACCCAGAGGGCGACTTCAGTGGCGCGTATGACAACCTCTTTCTCTCTTCAATACTTGCGGTGGATGCTGATACCGGCGCTTACCGCTGGCATTACCAAACGACACCGCGCGATCAATGGGATTACACTGCAACACAGCAAATGATACTCGCTGAGCTCCCAATGGGAGTCGACGGCGCTATGCGCCGTGTTGTCATGCAGGCGCCTAAGAATGGCTTCTTCTACGTGCTGGATGCCGCCGACGGTGAGCTGCTATCGGCAATTCCGTTTGCAGAGCAGAACTGGACAACCGGAGAGGTCGACGAGAATGGCCGCCCCGTCATCGTACAGGAGGCGATCGACCTCGATAATTTTGCTGTTTACCCCGGACCCACAGGTGGTCATAACTGGCATCCCATGTCATTTAATCCTGACACAGGGCTGGTTTACATCCCCACCAATGTTCAGTTGCCTATGGTTTACGCACGAACCGAGCAGGGCGAGAACGCGAATTCTCTTTGGAATATTGGCTACGACTATGCTGCCGGCTGGGCGTTTGAGTTCCCGGAGGGCACGCTGGAATTTACCAAGACACTCGACGGTGGAACATTAGTTGCCTGGGACCCGGTAAAAGGGGCGCCAGCTTGGATGGTGCCATTTCCACAGGCGTTCAACGGAGGCACCTTGAGTACCGACGGTGGCCTTGTTTTTCAGGGTAATAAAGCAGGTGAGTTTGTTGCTTATGATGCAACGACTGGGAGCCGCGTATGGTCCAGTAAGTTGTCGGGAGATGCATCAGCGGCTCCGATGACCTATGAGATCGATGGTGAACAATACGTATCTGTCTTGTCCGGTTGGGGCAGTACGTCGAATCTCATTTACGGTATTGCGCTCGATAAGCCCGTTTCCGCCGAACCCGGTAGGGTGATTACATTTAAGCTGGGCGGCACGGCGGAAATGCCCAACCCACTCGATTACAACGTTGTGGAAACCCCTAAGGCTGCGCTCGCGGGTGATGCAGGATCATGGCAGTTAGGAATGCAGCGCTTCGCCGAAAACTGCATGTTCTGTCACGGTGCCTACGCAATTGGATCTGGTGTATTACCCGATCTCCGGTGGTCGGCTATGGCTGCCAGCGAGCAGTCATGGCAGGCGATTGTCCGGGACGGTGCACTGACCGACACGGGTATGATCGCGTTTGGTGATCGTCTCGATGACAATGAAATTGAGGCGATAAGAACTTACGTTCTGCGCCAGGCCTGGTTAGCAGTAGAAAATGGGAACGCTGAGGCGCCAGACTTGGCGGTGGCCGGCGATCAGTAG
- a CDS encoding vWA domain-containing protein yields the protein MLVNFFQALKDGGVPVTPRELLDLLAAMNKQLVFGSIDDFYNLSRAVMVKDEKYYDRFDRAFGLHFRDLEGVDDVIEALIPDDWLRSEFVKQLSEEDKAKIESLGGLEKLIDEFKKRLEEQEKRHEGGNKWVGTGGTSPFGNDGFHPEGIRVGGQGKNKKAVKVWDRRDFKNLDDGVEIGTRNIKVALRRLRKFARTGSADELDLDDTISSTARNAGFLDIKMVPERHNAVKVLLFLDVGGSMDPHVKVCEELFSAARSEFKHLKHFYFHNFLYDNVWENNIRRHNQRTALHDVMHKFGHDYKVVIVGDASMSPYEIVQPGGSVEHWNEEPGAMWLERLRGTYEKCVWLNPVPEDEWQFTQSISITNQLMEQKMYPLTLGGLEDAMGFLAK from the coding sequence ATGCTCGTCAATTTCTTTCAGGCGCTAAAAGATGGCGGTGTTCCCGTAACACCAAGAGAGCTATTGGACTTGCTTGCTGCAATGAACAAGCAGCTCGTCTTTGGCAGCATTGACGATTTTTACAACCTGTCCCGCGCGGTCATGGTGAAGGACGAGAAATATTACGACCGGTTTGACCGAGCGTTTGGTCTGCACTTTCGTGATCTGGAGGGGGTCGACGATGTGATCGAAGCCTTAATTCCTGACGATTGGCTTCGCTCTGAGTTCGTCAAGCAGCTTTCGGAGGAAGACAAAGCCAAGATCGAGTCGCTGGGCGGGCTAGAAAAGCTGATTGACGAGTTTAAAAAACGGCTCGAGGAACAGGAAAAGCGCCACGAGGGAGGAAACAAATGGGTCGGTACCGGCGGAACCTCTCCGTTTGGTAATGACGGTTTTCACCCTGAAGGCATTCGGGTCGGCGGACAAGGTAAGAACAAGAAAGCCGTTAAGGTTTGGGATCGACGAGACTTTAAAAATCTCGATGATGGCGTAGAAATTGGTACCCGAAACATCAAAGTGGCGCTGCGTCGCCTGCGGAAGTTTGCACGAACGGGCTCAGCCGATGAGCTCGACCTCGACGACACGATTAGCTCGACGGCTCGAAATGCCGGATTTTTAGATATCAAGATGGTTCCGGAGCGGCATAACGCGGTTAAGGTTTTGCTGTTTCTAGATGTGGGTGGCTCGATGGATCCGCACGTTAAGGTGTGCGAGGAGTTGTTCTCAGCTGCGCGAAGCGAGTTTAAGCACTTAAAGCACTTTTACTTCCACAACTTCCTTTACGATAACGTTTGGGAAAATAATATTCGTCGTCATAACCAGCGCACGGCACTTCATGATGTCATGCACAAGTTCGGACACGACTATAAAGTGGTTATCGTTGGTGACGCCTCTATGTCGCCGTACGAGATTGTCCAGCCAGGTGGCAGCGTCGAGCACTGGAATGAAGAGCCAGGTGCCATGTGGTTAGAGCGTTTACGCGGCACATACGAGAAGTGTGTCTGGCTAAATCCGGTTCCTGAGGATGAGTGGCAATTTACGCAATCTATCTCGATCACAAATCAACTGATGGAACAAAAAATGTATCCTCTGACCCTAGGCGGTTTAGAGGATGCGATGGGCTTTTTGGCCAAATAA
- the topA gene encoding type I DNA topoisomerase, whose protein sequence is MGKSLVIVESPAKAKTINKYLGSDFIVKSSVGHVRDLPTAGSAPTSDPKERAAQAAITRKMAPDEKLRYQAKKKREQLVRRMGVDPKNGWAARYEILPGKEKVVDELKKLAKSADAIYLATDLDREGEAIAWHLKEIIGGDDARYQRVVFNEITKRAIQESFAKPTQLDTNRVYAQQARRFLDRVVGFEVSPLLWAKIARGLSAGRVQSVAVRLIVEREREVRAFVPEEYWQLHADLQRTGDPSVRFEVVRYQGKAFEPKSESDAALAVSALSDAAYTVSDLEARKTTSRPSAPFITSTLQQAASTRLGFSVKKTMTLAQRLYEAGHITYMRTDSTNLSSESVASCRDYITEHFSAAYLPDAPNRYGAREGAQEAHEAIRPSNVRLRAETLKDAERDAQRLYELIWRQFVACQMTPARYLSTTLTVTAAEYDMTAKGRVVEFDGYTRVQTPVARKGDDAILPDYKTGDALILSELLPSQHFTKPPARYGEASLVRELEKRGIGRPSTYAAIISTIQDRGYVKLENRRFYAEKMGDIVTQRLQESFEDLLDYGFTASMEENLDEVAEGRKDWRDVLDAFYDDFRSKLELAESPGEGSMQANEPTATGIACTKCGRPMQIRTASTGVFLGCSGYNLPPKERCKNTMNLIPGDEAVSADADDEAESRLLLSKERCPKCNTAMDSYLIDETQKLHVCGNNPDCDGYLVEQGSFKIKGYDGPTLECDKCGSEMQLRTGRFGKYFGCTNSECSNTRKLLRNGEAAPPKMDPIPMPELQCVKVEDHYILRDGAAGLFLAASQFPKHRETRAPFVDELLGHQAELDPKYHFLLDAPRVDDASNRTQIRFSRKTKEQYVMTEVDGKATGWKAYFNASGWVAEGSGKPAPKKKAKAKPRAKAKSKAAASSKSKK, encoded by the coding sequence ATGGGTAAATCACTGGTTATCGTCGAATCGCCCGCAAAAGCAAAGACGATCAATAAATATTTGGGTTCAGACTTCATTGTGAAGTCGAGTGTCGGGCACGTTCGTGATTTGCCTACGGCAGGCAGTGCACCGACCTCAGATCCAAAAGAGCGTGCTGCCCAGGCGGCGATTACCCGCAAAATGGCGCCTGATGAAAAGCTAAGATACCAAGCTAAGAAGAAGCGAGAGCAACTTGTGCGACGAATGGGTGTTGACCCTAAGAACGGTTGGGCCGCTCGCTACGAGATATTGCCAGGCAAAGAGAAAGTGGTCGATGAGCTCAAGAAGCTCGCAAAGTCTGCCGACGCTATTTATCTTGCCACCGATTTGGATCGAGAGGGGGAGGCCATTGCATGGCACCTCAAGGAGATCATTGGTGGCGATGACGCTCGTTACCAACGAGTGGTTTTTAACGAGATTACAAAGCGTGCGATTCAAGAGTCTTTTGCTAAACCCACCCAGCTCGATACCAACCGTGTTTATGCGCAACAAGCGCGACGATTTTTAGATCGAGTTGTTGGCTTTGAAGTGTCACCGCTTTTATGGGCAAAGATTGCGCGAGGTCTTTCTGCGGGACGTGTTCAATCCGTAGCGGTACGCCTCATAGTCGAGCGCGAACGAGAGGTTCGCGCTTTCGTCCCAGAAGAATATTGGCAACTTCATGCTGATTTACAGCGAACGGGCGATCCAAGCGTTCGATTTGAAGTGGTCAGATACCAAGGGAAGGCATTCGAACCAAAGTCAGAGTCTGATGCCGCATTGGCGGTGTCGGCCCTGTCAGATGCGGCGTATACGGTGTCTGATCTGGAGGCGCGTAAAACGACGTCACGTCCTTCAGCCCCCTTTATTACGTCAACGCTGCAACAAGCCGCAAGCACACGCCTTGGTTTCAGCGTCAAAAAGACCATGACGCTGGCACAACGCCTTTATGAGGCAGGGCATATTACTTATATGCGAACTGACTCTACGAATTTGAGCAGTGAATCGGTGGCTTCCTGCCGCGATTATATTACCGAGCATTTTTCAGCGGCGTACTTGCCTGACGCGCCTAATCGTTACGGCGCGCGAGAAGGCGCTCAGGAAGCCCACGAAGCGATACGTCCATCCAACGTCCGATTGCGGGCGGAGACGCTAAAAGACGCGGAGAGAGACGCTCAGCGCTTGTACGAGTTGATATGGCGGCAATTTGTAGCCTGTCAAATGACACCGGCACGCTATTTGAGTACGACGCTCACTGTCACTGCCGCTGAATACGATATGACAGCAAAAGGCAGGGTAGTTGAGTTCGACGGATACACACGCGTTCAAACGCCTGTGGCGCGAAAAGGCGATGACGCGATATTGCCAGATTACAAGACAGGTGATGCGCTTATTCTGAGTGAGCTGTTGCCTTCACAGCATTTTACCAAGCCTCCAGCTCGTTACGGTGAAGCAAGCCTTGTAAGGGAGCTTGAAAAGCGCGGCATTGGACGTCCATCGACTTACGCGGCCATTATTTCAACCATTCAAGATCGTGGTTACGTCAAGCTTGAGAACCGCCGATTTTACGCCGAGAAAATGGGCGACATCGTGACCCAACGTCTTCAGGAGAGCTTCGAAGACCTTCTCGATTACGGGTTCACGGCTTCAATGGAAGAGAATCTCGACGAGGTTGCAGAGGGCCGAAAAGACTGGCGTGATGTACTGGATGCCTTTTACGACGATTTTCGCAGCAAGCTTGAGTTAGCAGAAAGCCCGGGCGAGGGCAGTATGCAGGCTAACGAGCCCACCGCGACGGGGATTGCTTGCACAAAATGCGGTCGGCCAATGCAAATTAGGACCGCCAGTACCGGCGTATTCCTAGGTTGTTCGGGTTACAACTTGCCGCCAAAAGAGCGGTGTAAGAACACCATGAATCTGATTCCCGGCGATGAGGCAGTCTCCGCGGATGCTGATGATGAGGCGGAATCACGCTTGTTGCTTAGCAAGGAGCGTTGCCCCAAATGCAATACGGCGATGGACAGTTATCTGATCGATGAGACACAAAAGCTTCACGTGTGCGGTAACAACCCCGATTGCGACGGTTATCTCGTTGAGCAAGGTAGTTTTAAGATCAAAGGCTATGATGGTCCAACACTTGAGTGCGACAAATGCGGTTCTGAAATGCAACTCAGGACGGGGCGCTTTGGCAAGTATTTTGGTTGTACCAATTCTGAATGCTCAAACACCCGCAAGCTACTGCGAAACGGGGAGGCGGCGCCACCTAAAATGGATCCGATTCCCATGCCGGAGTTGCAGTGCGTAAAGGTGGAAGATCATTATATTTTGCGCGATGGTGCGGCCGGTTTGTTTTTAGCGGCGAGTCAGTTTCCGAAACATAGAGAGACGCGAGCGCCGTTTGTTGACGAGCTTCTTGGGCATCAGGCTGAGTTGGACCCCAAGTATCATTTCTTATTGGATGCGCCGCGGGTCGATGATGCGTCAAATCGAACACAGATCCGCTTTAGTCGAAAGACCAAAGAGCAGTACGTCATGACTGAGGTGGATGGCAAGGCAACGGGCTGGAAAGCTTACTTCAATGCATCCGGATGGGTAGCGGAGGGGTCGGGTAAGCCTGCTCCGAAAAAGAAAGCAAAGGCCAAACCACGTGCGAAGGCGAAATCGAAAGCCGCCGCTTCGTCTAAGTCCAAGAAATAA
- a CDS encoding universal stress protein, protein MAYKRLLVAIDLGATSDKIATKAATLARNQQAEIHVLHIVEPLSLTYGADLHLDTSELQEEINEQADTHLTRLAAHLNIPEQHCHLRSGRPEHEIPTLAKQIGADLIVLGSHGRWGLELLLGTTTDSVLGAADCDVLAVRVDREK, encoded by the coding sequence ATGGCTTATAAACGACTACTTGTTGCCATCGATCTGGGCGCAACATCCGATAAAATTGCAACTAAAGCTGCGACGTTGGCACGAAATCAACAGGCGGAAATTCACGTTCTTCACATTGTGGAGCCGTTGTCACTCACTTATGGAGCGGACCTTCATCTTGACACCTCGGAGCTGCAAGAGGAGATCAACGAGCAGGCCGACACCCACCTTACTCGCTTGGCAGCACACCTGAACATCCCAGAGCAGCACTGCCATCTGCGAAGCGGACGACCAGAGCATGAGATCCCCACTTTGGCCAAGCAAATCGGTGCCGACCTTATCGTGTTAGGCAGCCACGGTAGATGGGGTTTAGAGCTGCTACTGGGGACCACGACCGATAGTGTTCTGGGCGCTGCAGACTGCGATGTCTTGGCCGTCAGAGTCGATCGCGAAAAATAG
- a CDS encoding AAA family ATPase — MKFTGTENYVATDDLRMAVDAAVALQRPLLIKGEPGTGKTMLAEEVAGGLGMKLIQWHIKSTTKAQQGLYEYDAVSRLRDSQLGGEGVHDIANYIKRGKLWEAFDADEQVVLLIDEVDKADIEFPNDLLVELDKMEFFVYETGETVKAKHRPIIIITSNNEKELPDAFLRRCFFHFINFPDRDTMRQIIDVHYPTIKQDLVQEALEVFFELRGIPGLKKKPSTSELIDWLKLLMADDIPDEVLKNRDQSKAIPPLYGALVKNEQDVQLLERLAFMHRRESNQ, encoded by the coding sequence ATGAAATTCACCGGAACCGAAAACTACGTAGCAACTGACGATCTCCGCATGGCGGTAGATGCCGCGGTTGCGTTGCAAAGGCCACTGCTTATCAAGGGAGAACCGGGTACCGGCAAAACCATGCTTGCAGAGGAAGTTGCCGGCGGTTTGGGAATGAAGCTGATTCAGTGGCACATCAAATCTACGACCAAGGCACAACAGGGCCTGTATGAGTATGACGCGGTGTCTCGACTGCGCGACTCGCAGTTGGGTGGAGAGGGTGTGCACGACATCGCTAACTACATCAAGCGCGGGAAGCTCTGGGAAGCATTTGATGCCGACGAACAAGTGGTTCTTCTTATCGATGAAGTGGATAAAGCCGATATTGAGTTTCCAAATGACTTGCTGGTAGAGCTCGATAAGATGGAGTTCTTTGTCTACGAGACGGGAGAGACTGTTAAAGCGAAGCACCGGCCCATTATCATTATCACGTCAAATAACGAGAAAGAATTGCCTGACGCGTTCTTGCGCCGCTGCTTCTTCCACTTCATTAATTTTCCTGACCGCGACACCATGCGGCAGATTATTGATGTTCATTACCCCACCATTAAGCAAGACCTTGTGCAGGAAGCGCTCGAGGTATTCTTTGAGCTACGCGGAATTCCAGGTTTAAAGAAAAAGCCCTCAACCTCTGAGTTAATCGACTGGCTGAAACTCCTCATGGCGGACGATATTCCGGATGAAGTGCTCAAGAACCGTGATCAGTCCAAAGCAATCCCACCACTTTATGGTGCACTTGTGAAAAACGAGCAGGATGTGCAACTCCTTGAGCGATTGGCGTTCATGCACCGTCGTGAGAGTAATCAGTAA
- the lexA gene encoding transcriptional repressor LexA: MAKLTARQQQVMDVIKGSIDTTGMPPTRADIARTLGFKSANAAEEHLKALAKKGVIELVAGTSRGIRLTEQNGIPIVGRVAAGAPLLAQEHIEDYCDLSSTFFSPPAHYFLQVCGDSMVDAGIFDGDLLAVHSTSQVRQGQIAVVRIDDEVTVKRWNRLSDTRVDLVAENDAYEPIQLDLSQDSVAIEGISVGVIRR, from the coding sequence ATGGCAAAGTTGACCGCGCGCCAACAGCAAGTAATGGATGTCATCAAGGGTAGTATCGACACAACCGGCATGCCGCCTACCCGCGCTGATATCGCACGAACACTCGGTTTTAAGTCGGCAAATGCCGCAGAGGAGCACTTAAAAGCGCTCGCCAAAAAGGGCGTGATTGAGTTAGTCGCCGGCACATCTCGCGGTATTAGACTAACAGAGCAAAACGGCATCCCAATTGTTGGCCGCGTGGCGGCGGGCGCACCACTACTGGCCCAGGAACACATTGAGGACTATTGCGATTTGAGCTCAACTTTTTTCTCACCGCCTGCGCATTACTTTTTACAGGTGTGCGGCGACAGCATGGTCGATGCAGGAATCTTCGATGGCGACCTTCTCGCCGTGCACAGCACTTCACAGGTTCGACAAGGCCAAATTGCTGTCGTGCGTATCGATGACGAGGTGACGGTCAAGCGTTGGAACAGGCTCAGTGATACTCGCGTTGACTTGGTTGCAGAAAACGACGCCTACGAGCCCATTCAGCTGGACTTAAGCCAAGACTCTGTCGCGATAGAGGGGATAAGTGTCGGCGTGATCCGCCGGTAG
- a CDS encoding TrmH family RNA methyltransferase, whose product MDLSKTLTVYGRKPVLEALRDPTLDPHRLHLADKNKPGGIISEIETAAKNRSIPIAHHDRLALSRISKNGKQDQGVALDLFCPNFSTLDIFLTDFERNPERKFKALLLDGITNPQNVGMIIRSSCAAGIDAIFYPKKSVATLGPLVIKASVGTAFRAPIVFCEEAFSCATALKARGVQIAVMDSHATLSLFEHQKEASTVFVLGGETEGASETIKNAANLSLRIPMKNGVESLNVAVTAALIGFLSQ is encoded by the coding sequence ATGGATTTATCGAAAACTCTCACTGTATATGGTCGAAAGCCCGTTCTCGAGGCCTTGAGGGACCCTACACTCGACCCTCATCGCCTGCACCTGGCCGATAAAAACAAGCCGGGCGGCATTATAAGTGAGATCGAAACAGCCGCAAAAAATCGGTCAATTCCAATCGCTCACCATGACCGACTGGCGTTGTCCCGCATCTCAAAAAATGGCAAACAAGACCAAGGCGTTGCGCTGGACCTTTTCTGCCCTAACTTCAGCACACTCGATATATTTTTGACGGATTTTGAGCGAAACCCCGAGAGGAAGTTCAAGGCCCTGCTTTTGGATGGCATCACAAACCCGCAAAATGTCGGCATGATCATCCGATCAAGCTGTGCTGCAGGCATTGATGCCATTTTTTATCCAAAAAAATCAGTAGCCACACTGGGGCCTTTGGTCATTAAAGCGTCGGTTGGAACAGCCTTCAGAGCACCTATCGTTTTTTGTGAGGAGGCATTTAGCTGCGCGACAGCGCTCAAAGCGCGAGGCGTGCAGATCGCCGTTATGGATAGCCACGCGACGCTGTCACTCTTTGAGCATCAGAAGGAAGCGAGCACGGTTTTCGTATTGGGGGGCGAAACAGAGGGCGCCTCCGAGACAATAAAAAACGCAGCGAACTTGTCGCTACGTATACCTATGAAGAATGGCGTTGAATCCCTAAACGTCGCTGTAACCGCAGCGCTTATCGGATTTTTAAGCCAATAA